One Phragmites australis chromosome 23, lpPhrAust1.1, whole genome shotgun sequence DNA window includes the following coding sequences:
- the LOC133906645 gene encoding uncharacterized protein LOC133906645, with translation MERGRRRHIPAFGEWNQQCEELPITQYFESAMQAGLVRAGHYYHDAAGEVVLFRSSASPPPHKPAKKVRSTMENQGQMGSRRAQGAFVADGGSRVPRRPRVVRAVDEDLYKVPPDLLRKRGKGRKHVRSLWMGCVGLNCVA, from the exons ATGGAG AGAGGAAGGAGACGGCATATCCCGGCGTTCGGGGAGTGGAACCAGCAGTGCGAGGAGCTGCCCATCACGCAGTACTTCGAGTCGGCGATGCAGGCCGGCCTCGTCAGGGCCGGCCACTACTACCACGATGCCGCCGGCGAGGTCGTGCTCTTCCGGTCATCCGCCTCGCCACCTCCGCACAAGCCCGCCAAAAAG GTGCGGAGCACGATGGAAAACCAGGGCCAGATGGGGAGCAGGAGGGCGCAGGGGGCGTTCGTGGCCGACGGCGGGTCCCGCGTGCCGAGGAGGCCCAGGGTCGTTAGGGCGGTGGACGAGGACCTGTATAAGGTCCCTCCCGACCTGCTCCGGAAGAGGGGCAAAGGG AGGAAGCACGTGAGGAGCTTGTGGATGGGCTGCGTGGGGCTCAACTGCGTCGCGTGA